One Natrinema longum genomic window, GACGTTTTCGCTCGTGACCCTCGTCGTCTCGGTCAACCAGCTCATTCTCTCCCAGGAGTTCACTGCGGCCGGCAAGGCCCGTGAGCGACTGGAGGGAGTCATCGAGTTCCGCCGGGACGTGGCCGACGACGCGGCCGTTCCCGCGAGCCCGGCGTCGCCGACGCGAGTGCTCGAACTGATCGTCGAGTCGATCCAACACGACGCTGCCGCGCTGGCCGATGCCGTCGAGGATGACGACGAGGCGGTCCGCGAAACGGTCGTTCGGTACACGAACGGCGTCCACGAGCGAACGGATCGGATCGAGGATCAAATATCACAATCCGAGTCCGACGCGTTTACCGCCGTTTCGGCGGCGATCACGTACGACGAGTCCTGGCACTTGTACGTCGGCACGCATCTGCGCGGCGAGTACGCCGACACGTTGTCACCGGCCGCCACCGAACGGCTCGACGAACTGGTCGACTCCCTGAAACTGTTCAGCGTGGCTCGAGAGCAATTCAAGACGACCTACCTGCAGCGGGAACTCACCAGGTTCTCGCAGCTGACGATCTACTGTGGCGTGCCGTCGATCCTGTCGGCGATCCTCATCGGTCTCCTGTATGCCGACTTCACTGGACCGAGCGTCAGCGCTGCCGTGTTGCCCTACGTCGTGACTGCCCTGATCGTGGTCGTTCTCATGCCCCTTGCGCTCCTCGTCTCCTACATCCTCCGGACCACGACCATCACGCACCGAACCGCGTCGGTCGGTCCGATGGTGCCACAGAAAGAACCCGACGAAGGGCCGTTCGACGTGACCTATGGGGAAGACCGGTAGTCACTTCCACGTGATGTGGCTCCTCGGCCGGTCTCCCGGAGCACGAACGACCCGATTCCGAGCGCTCGGACGAGCGTTTCCGTGGGTCACACGAGGCCGGACGCGGGCACTGCTCGAGACCGGACGGTTACCGACCCGTCGTGTCCCGGCCCGACGCTTTTGTCCACCGTCGTGGTCGGTTCGGATCGCCGGATGGATATCTCCGATTCGGACGCCGACGAGAACCGGGGCGGACGGCTCACCGGCCCGCGGCTGTATCTCCTGCTTCGGATAAACCGCTGGGTATTGACGGCGATCGTACTCGGCGTCGTGTTCGTCGTTCTCGTCGGCCTCAGTCAGGCCGGACTCACCCCGCTTCGCGTGATCGTCGCGTCGAACAACGGGACCTTCTGGATCTTCTCGGCCTTTATCGGCGCGATCATCACGGGGACGTCGATCGTCGTCACGATCAACCAGCTGGTGCTCTCCCAGGAACTCGGCGCGATCGGCGACCAGCGCGATCGGATGCAAGCGGCCATGAAGTTTCGCCGGGATCTGGAAGGGGAACTCGAGGAGGACGTGACGCCGCCCGAACCCGCCGCCTTCCTCTACGAACTCGTCGACGGCATCCAGGAGGAAGCGAACGAATTCGAGACAGAGATAACGGCCGAGCCCGGCCACAGCGACGACCTTCAACGGAAAGTCGACAGCTACGTCGACGACATCACCGAAAACGCGCGGAGCGTCAAGAAAAGCCTCGAAGACGCCCAGTTCGGCACGTTCGAGGTGATCTGGAACGCGCTCAAATTCAACTACTCCCGAAAGATCTACGACGCCCGCAAGCTCCGTGCCGATCACGGCGACGAACTGTCGGACGCCGCAGACGAAGAGATCGACGAGATGATTTCGCTCCTGAAGTTCTTCGGCCCCGCTCGGGAGCACTTCAAGACGCTGTACTTCCAGTGGGAGTTGATCAATCTCTCACGGGCGCTGTTGTACGCGTCGATACCTGCCCTCCTGATGACGGGAATCATGCTGATGTACGTCGAGGCCAGCACGTTTCCCGGCACGACGCTTGGCGTCGACAACCTCGTCTGGGTGACGAGCACGGGGTTCATCGTCGGTATCACGCCGTTCATCGTCTTCATCGTCTACGTCCTCCGGGTCGTGACCGTCGCGAAGCGAACGCTCGCGATGGGACCGTTCATCCTCCGGAAGTCCCAGCGGGACGAGGATCTGGGGTGACCACAGCCCGCGGTCGTGGCGACTGCGGGCCACCGGAGACAGTCGTCGAGTCGCCCTCACAGCGGCGTTCGACCCGCTACGTATCGCGCTCGATGACGAACTCCGTGAACTCGTTTAACTTGCGGGTCGTCTCCGCGTCGAAGGCCAGCCCGTCGATCGCCTCGCGGGCCTGTGCGGACAGTGTGAGCGCACGTTCGCGCGCATACTCGATGCTACCGGCCGCCTCGAGGATCGACAGGGCCTCGCGGATCTCGTCGTCGGTGTTGTCCTCGCTCGCGAGGATTTCCTCGAGCCGGTTGGCACGGTCGGGCCCGCTTTCCTGTATCGCGTGGATGACCAGGAGGGTCGTTTTCCCCTCGCGGATGTCGTTGCCAAACGCCTTGCCGAACTCGCCGGCTCGACCCAGCGAGTGCTCGACGTCCAAGATGTCGTCGCCGATCTGAAACGCGACCGCGGTCAGTTCCGCGTACGTGGCGACGGCCTCCTCGACCTCGGGAGGCTGGTCGGTGATGATCGCAGCGAGACGGGCGACGATCCGACCCAGGCACCCGGTCTTGCACGCACACATCTCGAGGTACTCGTCGGTGCCGATCCGGACCTCGGTTTCGTTGTGCCAGCAGATGTCCATCCCCTGGCCGAGATGTGTCCGGTTGAGTTCGTACATGAGCATTTCGTAGGCGGCCAGCCGCCGCTCGGCCGGGAGGTCGGCCGGATCCCGCGTGAGGATCTTCAGCGGAAGGAAATACATCGCGTTGCCGGCGTTGAGCGCGATGTCGCGGCCGTAAACCCGGTGGAGCGCCGGTTCACCGCGCCGAATGGTGGCCCCGTCTTCGACGTCGTCGACGATGATCGTCCCGTTGTGCAGGATCTCCGGGATGCAGGCGTAGGGCAAGTACTCGGCCGGGTCCTCGCCGAAGCCCTCGACGAGGACGAGAAAGAGCACTGCGCGCCATCGTTTCCCACCCCGGTCGAGCAGGTCCCACAGCGGCGTCGCTAACGCGCGTTGGATGCCAGTCGGATCGTACTCGTAGGTCGGGGGCCCGAAAAACGACTCGAGGTAGTCGGCGTCGATTTCGCGTGGGACCAGATCGGCGATCGCCTCGTCGATGGCCGGCCGCCAGTCGGCAAGCGTCTCCCGCATATCGACTCCGAGATGGAGCGGCGTAAAAAAGATTCGTAGTCGTCGTGTCAACAACACTTTACAACAGAATTTCAGTTTCCGATCAGCGGCCGCGATCGGGCGGTACAATTACCCGGCCGCCGCTCCACGGTCGAACTATGACCGACTGGATCGGAACCGTCTTCGAGAGCGACCGTGGCTGGACTCACCTCGAGGGACTCGTCGATATCGGCAACCGGATGGCCGGCAGCGAGGGCGAACGGGAAGCCGCCGAACTGACCCGGGACGCGTTGGCCGACGCTGGCGCGCGAAACGCCCGCCTCGAGTCCTTCGAGATACAGGGCTGGACGCGAGGCGAGAGCGCGATTCTTGCCGGAGACACCACTCAGGACTGTATCGCCCTTCCGCGCAGCCCCGACGACCGCGTCGTCGCCCCGTTGGTCGATCTCGGCTACGGCCTGCCCGAGGATTTCGAGGAGACCGACGTCGAGGACGCGATCGTCATGGTTCGCAGCGACGTTCCCGACTACTACGATCGATACCTCCACCGCCGGGAGAAGTACCACTACGCTATCGAGAACGGGGCAGCGGGGTTCGTCTACCGAAACCACGTGGAGGGGTGTCTCCCCCCGACCGGCAGCGTAGGCTGGAAGGAGGAGCCGATCGGCCCGATTCCGGCCGTCGGCGTCTCGAGCGAGGTCGGCGCACGACTCGCCCGCCGGTTCGACGGCGAGTCGGTCACGGTCTCCGTCGACGCGGCGATTCACCCTGCGGAAAGTCAGAACGTCCACGCCGAACTCGGACCCGACACCGACGAGCGCGTCCTCGTGACGAGTCACGTCGACGCCCACGATATCGCCGAGGGCGCGATGGACAACGGCGCTGGGACCGCCATGCTGATCGAGATCGCGAACGCCCTCGCAACGCGCGAGGACGACCTCGAGACTCGCGTCGAGTTCGTCGCCTTCGGGGCCGAGGAGGTCGGCCTGGTCGGATCCACGCGCTACGCCGAGGACGCCGACCACGACTCGATCACGGCGGTCGTGAACAACGACGGCGTCGTCCGCGATCGGACGCTCTCGATCATCACGCACGGCTTCGACGCACTCCGAGACGTCGCCGACGAAATCGCGGACCGGTACGATCACCCGATCGGGACGGTCCCGAAGGTCGGGCCCCACAGCGACCACTGGCCGTTCGTCCAGTGGGGCGTCCCTGGCTGTCACGTCAAGTCGATCGCCGACGGTCCGGGACGGGGATGGGGACACACCTTCGCCGATACGATCGAAAAGCTCGAGCCCCGAACGCTACGCGAGCAGGCCATCCTCCTGACCGAGTACGTCGTCGCGCTCGCTCGGACGGAACTGACGGTCGACCACAGAGAGCCGGAGGCGATCGCGGCCGATCTCGAGTCCCAGGGCCTCGCCGAAGGGATGCGGGTGACCGGCGACTGGCCCTACGACGAGTGAGACGGGTTGCTGTGCCGATGTCCCGGCGGGACCCCAGGGCGGTTCGCGGTCCCGCCGGCACTGACTGACAGGAGACCGTATGAGGCTGTCGAAGACAGGTCCCGTCTACATCGGGAAGCCATCCCCCGAGGCACTCGCCGACAGTTACGTCTCGGTCGACCGACCGCCGGCACGCGGTCGACAACCGTACGCTTTTGAGCGGGCCGTGTGAACTGACGGCCATGGATGGCGCGTGGAGCGCGGACAGTTCTCCCGTCGTCGGCGTCGTCGATCCCGAGGACGCGGCCAGCGACGCGATCGGGATCGGTGAGGCTCTCGAGACGGCAGTCGTCGATGCCGGCGGGACGATCAGTAGCGGGGTCCTCGAGGACGTTCTGGCGGCCGACCCGTCGGTGCTGGTGACGGCTGGCGAACGAACCCTGTCGGCGATCGCCCGTGCCGGCGTCGACTCCCCCGTCCTTCCGATCGGTCCCGTCTCCGGTATCGAGTCGATCGATCGCGATCGACTTCCCGATGCACTTGCGGCCGTCCTCGATGGGGACAGCATCCGTCGGTCCCATCCGGTTCTGGACGTCGTCCTCGAGTCGACGCGTGACGGCGAGCCCGCGACTATCGTGGGCCGAGAACGCGCCCTGTTCGACGTGACGCTCATCACCGACGAACCGGCACGAATCTCCGAGTACGGCGTCCGAAGCCGTGGGGAGCCCGTCGCGACCTTCCGCGCCGATGGCGTCGTCGTGGCGACGCCGGCGGGCAGCCACGGCTACGCGAGTGCAGTCGACACACCACAGCTCTCGCCGGCCATCGACGCAGTTGCCGTCGCGCCGATCGGGCCGTTCGTCACCCAGACGCGCCGATGGGTGCTTCCAAACGACGAATCGACGTTTACGGTCGAACGCGAGGAAGGTGACGTGACACTCGTCGTCGACGGGCGGTCGACCGGGATGGTGACGCCCGAGTCACGGGTTGTCGTCGCCGCCGACGGCACGCTCTCGACGCTGTGCGTTCCCGACGAGCGGCTATCGTAGGCGATGACTGTGAGCGGGCACGACAGACCGTCTCATACGGTCTCCTGTCCGTCAGTGCCGGTGGGAACGACCGCCCCGCGGCCCCACCGGGACGTCGGGACAGCAAACCGTCTCAGTTGTTGTACGGCTCCTCGTCCCGGTGGTGGTCCGGATTCGCATTCTCGAGGGCGTCGTCCTCCCGATCGTCGGACTGCTGTTCGATGTCCTGACGGCGTTGCGCTTCGTTCCGTCGCTCTCGGGCTTCCTTCTCTTCCTCGGTGAGCCCCTCCTCGTCTCGCGTCTCCTCCGGATCGGTTTGCTCCTTCTCGAGTTGGACGTCGCGGCCGTGTTCGTCCGTCCCGGTGGTCTCGTGTTCGTCAGTGGTGTCGGACATAGCGATCCCGACATGGGGTATCGGCGGCTCCCGAAAGGGCGTTGGGCTTGCGAAGGTCGGCGTGCCGATCGCGCCGTTTCAGGCCGTCTAATGGCCGATTACCAGGGGTCGCCGGAGGCGAGGTCGATCCCGCTGTCGCCCTTCTCCGAGGGGCAGATGTCCGCCAGCACGCAGTCGTGACAGTCGGGATTCTGTGCCGTACAGGTCGCCCGCCCGTGGTCGATACAGAGGTGAGTAAACTGCTGCCAATCGTCCTCGGGGACGATCTCGATCAGATCCTGCTCGATCCGTTCGGGATACTTCTCCTCGGTCAGCCCCAGCCGCCGTGAGAGCCGCTGGACGTGCGTGTCGACGACGATTCCCTCGACGATGTCGTGGCCGTGCTGGAGGACGACGTTCGCCGTCTTTCGGCCGACGCCCGAGAGCTCGGTCAGTTCGTCCATCGTATCGGGCACCTCGCCGTCGTGTTCCTCGAGGATCGTCCCACAGGAGTCGCGGATGTACTCCGCCTTGCTGTTGTAATAGGTGATCGAGTTCAGGTCCTCGGCGAGTTCGTCCTGATCGACGGTCGCGTAATCCTCGGGGCCGTCGTACTTCTCGAAGAGGTGTTTCGTCTCCTTGTTGACCCGTTCGTCCGTACACTGCGCCGAGAGGATCACCGCGATCAGCAGTTCGAGGCGGTTCGAGTACCGCAACGAAATCGTCGACTCGGGATACTCCGCCTCGAGGCGGTCGACCACCGCCTCGGCTTGGGCCTGGGGCGTCTCGCGTGGGGTTCCCATAGGAGGGTGGTGGGAACCGGTTCTGTTTAGCGTTCGGGTTCCGGATCGCCTCGGCGGCGGAACGGACGCGATCTGTCTTCGGCGGTATCGTGGCCACCGAAACGATTGATACACTCATCGCACCGTCGTCGGGCGATGAGGTGGGCATTGACGTTCAATGACTACGATAGTCTCGCGACTCGAGCGCCGACTGGGTACTGTTAACTTTAGAAGAGTCTCAATCTGCGAGTCAGTCCCGGGCCGAGATCGGTCGCCGGATGCCGTGAGCTTTAAGCGGCCCTCAGCCACCTATGTGGGTATGAAAGCCACGGCCATGGCCCACCCCATTCAGGGGCTGGTCAAGTATCACGGGATGCGCGACGAGATCGAGCGCCTGCCCTACCACGACAGCATCAGCGTCTGTACGGCCCCGAGCCACACCCGCACGACCGTCGAGTTCTCGATGGACTACGACGAGGACACCTTCGTCGTCGACGGCGAGGAACTCGAGGGGCGAGCGTACGAACGGGTCGAAGCAGTCGTCGAGAAGGCCCGCTCGAAGTCCGACGCGGCGCACACCGTCTACCCGGTCCGCCTCGAGAGCGAGAACAGTTTCCCGACCAACGTCGGGCTGGGATCTTCCTCCTCCGGTTTTGCGGCCGCGGCGATGGCCCTGGCCGAGGCGGCCGAACTCGACGCTTCCAGAGGAGAGATCTCGACGATCGCCCGCGTCGGGTCGGCCTCGTCCGCGCGGGCGGTCACCGGTGCCTTCTCACATCTCCGCACCGGGATGAACGACGAGGACTGTCGCTCCGAGCGGGTCCCCTCGAACCTCCACGAGGACCTCAAGATCGTCGTCGGCCTCGTCCCCTACCACAAGGACACCGACGACGCCCACCGCGAAGCCGCCGACAGCCACATGTTCCAGGCCCGCAACGCCCACATCCACGAACAGATCGCGAAGATGCGTGACTCCCTGCGCAACGACGACTTCGAGGGCGTGTTCGAACGCGCCGAACACGACTCGCTGTCGCTGGCTGCGACGACCATGACCGGCCCCTCGGGGTGGGTCTACTGGCAGCCGGCCACGCTCGCGGTCTTCAACAAAGTCCGCGAACTCCGCGAGGAGGAGGACATCCCCGTCTACTTTTCGACGGACACGGGGGCCAGCGTCTACGTCAACACCACCGAGGAACACGCCGACGAAGTTGAGGAAGCCGTCGCCGACTGCGGCGTCTCCACCACCGTCTGGGACGTCGGCGGCCCCGCGAAACTCCTGGACGAGGACAAACACCTGTTCTGAGACGACGTTTTGTTTGGCGCACCCTCGGCAAAAATTCGATTAAGAGCAGGTTCGGAACTCACGTCCAGCGGTCCAGCCCGGTCTGGGTGACGCTCTCCTCGATTCGCTCGAAGCCGCGTGCGACCTCGTCTTCGTCGACACCCCACTCGTCGGTAACGTACTCGCGGGCGGCGGCGAGATCCGGCTCGAGCGTCGTCTCGAACTCGTAGTCGTCGGTCACGTTGGGATCGCGGAATAGCTGTCTAACGCGATCGCCGTGTTCGACGTGGTCGCCCCGCGCCTCGAGGACGCTCCAGAGGTCGCCGTGTTCGGTGATCGCCGAAATCGCGGTCTTGGGACCGATGCCGGAGACCCCCTCGTTGAAGTCCGTCCCGACGAGGATCGCCGCGTCGATCAGCTGTTCGAGGGTGAGGTCGTGGTGCTCGAGCGTGGCCTCGAGGTCCATCAGTTCGGGGTCGCCCTTGCTCGTCAGCTGACGCAGCGTCAGCGGTGCGCCAAAGAGCAGGGCGTCGTAGTCCTCGGAGCCGACGTAGTCGGCGTCGCCGCGCGTGACCATGTGGGCGGCCTGGGCTTCCCCCTCCGCCGGCGCTTCGACGATCGGCACGTCGAGCAGTCCCAGGAGTTCGCGGCTGGTCTCCTGGATCGTCGGCGTCAGTCGCTGGGTGCGAGACTCGAGTTGGGCGATCGCGACTGCGTCGCCTTCCTCGCGGGCAGTCTCGAGTTGGTCCTCGTAGCTCCGTCGTTGCTCGCGGCGGGACTCGATCTCGTCGTCCTTGAGATCGGAGGGACCGCCGTCGAAGACCATCACCGGCGTGATGTCGTGTTCGAAGAACTTGGGGAGTCCCTGGACGATCCCGACGAGGTTGGCGACCTCGGTCCCGTCGGCGGTCGTGTACGTGCCGCTGTCGGTCCACTTGACCGTCGTCGTCAGGTATCGATAGAGCCAGTTGTGTGCGTCGACGGCGACGACGCCCTCGATGTCCGCGAAGGGGATGTCCTCGATGACGGCGATGTCCCGAAGTGCAGCGTTTCCCATTGACGGCAGTTAGGCGGACTGGGATTTGAATCGTTGGCTTCGCAGTCGGCGTCCTCGTGGATCCGCGTTCGATCCGCGAGCGAACCGTCCCCGCCCTTCCACACCCGTAGTAACGGAACTGGCGAGCCCACAGTGGCAGCAGTCGTGCGAGCGGCGGTCGGTTTCGTTCATACGGCGCGGCAACTATAACCGAACACAGCGCTACCGATGACTATGGATGACTGCTCTACTTACTCCGAGTCCGTCCACCATCACTACGATTGGGCGACCACCGAGCCGAGTATGGCGATCATCGGAGCGATCGCATCCTTAGAAGAGGTTACACCGGCCGATCTCTCGACGACACTGGACAACACCCTCTACGATTACGTCGATCCCGAAGCGCTCGATGCGCTCGTTACTGCCGATAGTCGGCTCGTTATTTCGTTTTCGATCGCCGATTACGGGGTTCGAATCACCGAGGACGGATTGACGATCCGCTACGATTGAACGATCCGGGCGATCGCGTGCGCTCTCGCAATCACTCGCTGGGAGCGGTTTGCATGTAGCCGTCGAGACGTGCCGTCTCCTCGAGGATCCGGTCGAACCTGTCCGTTGCCCTGAACTCGATCGCATCCGCGTTCGTGCCGAACAGGACGATGCCGGCGTCGGCGAGTTTCGGAAGGTGCGTGTGACGGAGCGCGGTCTCGACGTCTCTGCGACCGCTCCCGGGAGGCGTCTTCGTCCCGTCACCGTCCCAGTTGGCGATCACGGCTGCGAGGGTGTCGATCCCGACCGCCTCGGATTCTCTCGTGAGATAGTATAGCACGTAGCGCCGGTAGGGATGAGACAAGAGATCGAACGTTTCGGTCAGTCGTGACGTATGCGGTCCTGCCATCACGTATCGATTGGTCTCGCCCCTCTTAACCTCTTTTTTGCGATAACTCTGCATACTTTACAATCCTGAGGAGAGACCGCTGACCGATTGGTTTTTTCAAGCGAACGGGGGCGATTCGGCCGGGGACCCGCCGGTAACAGTTCAATACTCCAATCAATATCGGCTTCGATGGCTACTTTTCGGTTGACTCGCGGTCCGAGAGCGCGTCGGGCTCGCCGACGAGTTCCTGGTGGAAGTGATTCCACGGTTGGACGTGTTCCTCCGCCAGGATGTTGCTGCTCACGAGCTGTAGCCCCAACTCGTCTAACTGTTCGGTGCTTTGCTTGATGTCCGTCGTCGCTTCGGCCACCACCTCCACGTGGAGGTTCTCCTCGCCGGACAACATCTCCCGGACGTTGACGACGCCCCGCACCTCGA contains:
- a CDS encoding polyprenyl synthetase family protein; this translates as MRETLADWRPAIDEAIADLVPREIDADYLESFFGPPTYEYDPTGIQRALATPLWDLLDRGGKRWRAVLFLVLVEGFGEDPAEYLPYACIPEILHNGTIIVDDVEDGATIRRGEPALHRVYGRDIALNAGNAMYFLPLKILTRDPADLPAERRLAAYEMLMYELNRTHLGQGMDICWHNETEVRIGTDEYLEMCACKTGCLGRIVARLAAIITDQPPEVEEAVATYAELTAVAFQIGDDILDVEHSLGRAGEFGKAFGNDIREGKTTLLVIHAIQESGPDRANRLEEILASEDNTDDEIREALSILEAAGSIEYARERALTLSAQAREAIDGLAFDAETTRKLNEFTEFVIERDT
- a CDS encoding M28 family peptidase, whose product is MTDWIGTVFESDRGWTHLEGLVDIGNRMAGSEGEREAAELTRDALADAGARNARLESFEIQGWTRGESAILAGDTTQDCIALPRSPDDRVVAPLVDLGYGLPEDFEETDVEDAIVMVRSDVPDYYDRYLHRREKYHYAIENGAAGFVYRNHVEGCLPPTGSVGWKEEPIGPIPAVGVSSEVGARLARRFDGESVTVSVDAAIHPAESQNVHAELGPDTDERVLVTSHVDAHDIAEGAMDNGAGTAMLIEIANALATREDDLETRVEFVAFGAEEVGLVGSTRYAEDADHDSITAVVNNDGVVRDRTLSIITHGFDALRDVADEIADRYDHPIGTVPKVGPHSDHWPFVQWGVPGCHVKSIADGPGRGWGHTFADTIEKLEPRTLREQAILLTEYVVALARTELTVDHREPEAIAADLESQGLAEGMRVTGDWPYDE
- a CDS encoding NAD(+)/NADH kinase — encoded protein: MDGAWSADSSPVVGVVDPEDAASDAIGIGEALETAVVDAGGTISSGVLEDVLAADPSVLVTAGERTLSAIARAGVDSPVLPIGPVSGIESIDRDRLPDALAAVLDGDSIRRSHPVLDVVLESTRDGEPATIVGRERALFDVTLITDEPARISEYGVRSRGEPVATFRADGVVVATPAGSHGYASAVDTPQLSPAIDAVAVAPIGPFVTQTRRWVLPNDESTFTVEREEGDVTLVVDGRSTGMVTPESRVVVAADGTLSTLCVPDERLS
- the nth gene encoding endonuclease III is translated as MGTPRETPQAQAEAVVDRLEAEYPESTISLRYSNRLELLIAVILSAQCTDERVNKETKHLFEKYDGPEDYATVDQDELAEDLNSITYYNSKAEYIRDSCGTILEEHDGEVPDTMDELTELSGVGRKTANVVLQHGHDIVEGIVVDTHVQRLSRRLGLTEEKYPERIEQDLIEIVPEDDWQQFTHLCIDHGRATCTAQNPDCHDCVLADICPSEKGDSGIDLASGDPW
- the mvaD gene encoding phosphomevalonate decarboxylase MvaD, translated to MKATAMAHPIQGLVKYHGMRDEIERLPYHDSISVCTAPSHTRTTVEFSMDYDEDTFVVDGEELEGRAYERVEAVVEKARSKSDAAHTVYPVRLESENSFPTNVGLGSSSSGFAAAAMALAEAAELDASRGEISTIARVGSASSARAVTGAFSHLRTGMNDEDCRSERVPSNLHEDLKIVVGLVPYHKDTDDAHREAADSHMFQARNAHIHEQIAKMRDSLRNDDFEGVFERAEHDSLSLAATTMTGPSGWVYWQPATLAVFNKVRELREEEDIPVYFSTDTGASVYVNTTEEHADEVEEAVADCGVSTTVWDVGGPAKLLDEDKHLF
- the fen gene encoding flap endonuclease-1, producing the protein MGNAALRDIAVIEDIPFADIEGVVAVDAHNWLYRYLTTTVKWTDSGTYTTADGTEVANLVGIVQGLPKFFEHDITPVMVFDGGPSDLKDDEIESRREQRRSYEDQLETAREEGDAVAIAQLESRTQRLTPTIQETSRELLGLLDVPIVEAPAEGEAQAAHMVTRGDADYVGSEDYDALLFGAPLTLRQLTSKGDPELMDLEATLEHHDLTLEQLIDAAILVGTDFNEGVSGIGPKTAISAITEHGDLWSVLEARGDHVEHGDRVRQLFRDPNVTDDYEFETTLEPDLAAAREYVTDEWGVDEDEVARGFERIEESVTQTGLDRWT
- a CDS encoding HalOD1 output domain-containing protein, which translates into the protein MDDCSTYSESVHHHYDWATTEPSMAIIGAIASLEEVTPADLSTTLDNTLYDYVDPEALDALVTADSRLVISFSIADYGVRITEDGLTIRYD
- a CDS encoding DUF7344 domain-containing protein, yielding MAGPHTSRLTETFDLLSHPYRRYVLYYLTRESEAVGIDTLAAVIANWDGDGTKTPPGSGRRDVETALRHTHLPKLADAGIVLFGTNADAIEFRATDRFDRILEETARLDGYMQTAPSE